The Endozoicomonas montiporae CL-33 genome contains a region encoding:
- a CDS encoding ABC transporter ATP-binding protein, protein MKAKRFAGLGRLLGYSRPYSKGFITAFLLLMVATAFEMASPWVMKIILDDYIVVGNNDIRTLAILGVALTSTYVGASIFQYIQGVLFQDNALEVIHDIRQKAFSHLLKLPMKYFDGEPTGRLVSRLTNDSEVIRQMFVGVIPAILRGGLKLVGIFTALALLDFKLMLLMLVIVPILLGSMRLYQTLSRPVVAGVRARLADINTNINESLQGMPIIQATNQEDHRRAQFAENNKEWSLLRRKVIGIDSLLLMPFGHFLQTMALAGIVAWFGWRAGFSVVEVGTIYAFINYLARFFEPFRQISMQLGNLQQSLIAAERVFELLDEPEESRQQTGNASISGGRMAFNNVSLSYDGKNQALDNVSFTVEPGQFTAIVGHSGSGKSSVINLLMRFYQHQQGDVLIDGQALNNISESALRDHLGLVFQEPYIFSGSLAENISLNHADINMNDVVSAARKVHADPFIQKLSDGYEHQPGAGGQALSTGERQLLSFARTVAQNPRILLLDEATANIDGETEQSIKDALITLRSGRTTIAVAHRLSTIQDADQILVMDKGRIVQRGTHHELLNQAGHYRDLYLSQQTKEQLHSAAEPFSNDIPSSSLVVA, encoded by the coding sequence ATGAAAGCAAAACGATTTGCAGGACTTGGACGCCTGTTGGGCTACAGCCGCCCTTACTCAAAAGGCTTTATCACAGCCTTCTTACTGCTGATGGTGGCCACAGCCTTTGAAATGGCTTCACCCTGGGTAATGAAAATTATTCTGGATGACTACATTGTAGTGGGTAATAACGACATCAGAACTCTGGCGATCCTCGGGGTCGCGCTGACCAGCACCTACGTCGGGGCTTCAATATTTCAATACATTCAGGGCGTTCTGTTTCAGGATAATGCCCTTGAAGTCATACACGACATTCGTCAAAAAGCTTTCAGTCACCTGTTAAAGCTGCCCATGAAATATTTTGACGGAGAACCCACAGGCAGGCTGGTCTCCAGACTGACTAACGATTCAGAAGTCATACGACAAATGTTTGTTGGTGTGATTCCTGCCATCCTCCGTGGTGGTCTGAAACTGGTGGGCATATTCACCGCACTGGCTCTGCTGGACTTCAAACTGATGCTGCTGATGCTGGTTATTGTTCCCATTCTGCTGGGCAGTATGCGTCTGTATCAGACCCTTAGCCGCCCGGTCGTTGCAGGCGTTCGTGCCCGCCTCGCAGACATCAACACCAACATCAACGAATCTTTGCAGGGTATGCCGATTATTCAGGCAACCAATCAGGAAGATCACCGTCGTGCACAGTTTGCAGAAAACAATAAAGAATGGAGTCTTCTGCGCCGTAAAGTGATCGGCATCGACAGTCTCCTGCTAATGCCGTTTGGTCATTTTCTGCAGACGATGGCTCTGGCGGGCATTGTCGCCTGGTTTGGCTGGAGAGCCGGTTTCTCTGTGGTAGAGGTCGGCACTATTTATGCGTTTATCAATTATCTGGCACGCTTCTTTGAACCTTTCCGCCAGATTTCCATGCAGTTGGGCAATCTTCAGCAATCTTTGATTGCGGCTGAGCGTGTCTTTGAACTGCTGGATGAGCCTGAAGAATCCCGTCAACAAACAGGCAATGCTTCTATCAGCGGTGGCAGGATGGCGTTTAACAACGTCAGCCTGTCTTATGATGGCAAAAATCAGGCGCTGGATAATGTCAGCTTCACCGTTGAACCCGGTCAGTTTACCGCCATTGTTGGCCACAGCGGCAGTGGCAAAAGCTCCGTGATCAATCTGCTGATGCGGTTTTATCAACACCAGCAGGGCGACGTTCTGATTGACGGCCAGGCATTGAATAATATCAGTGAATCTGCCCTGCGCGATCATCTCGGCCTGGTCTTTCAGGAACCCTATATTTTCAGTGGTTCCCTTGCCGAAAACATCAGCCTTAACCATGCTGATATCAACATGAATGATGTAGTGAGTGCAGCCCGAAAAGTACACGCAGATCCCTTTATCCAAAAACTGTCGGATGGTTATGAGCACCAGCCCGGAGCCGGAGGTCAGGCTCTTTCGACCGGCGAACGTCAACTGTTGTCTTTTGCCAGAACCGTAGCCCAGAACCCGCGCATACTGTTGCTGGACGAAGCTACCGCTAACATTGACGGTGAAACCGAGCAATCCATTAAAGATGCGTTGATCACGCTGCGCTCTGGTCGAACCACCATTGCAGTAGCACACAGACTGTCCACCATTCAGGACGCCGACCAGATTCTGGTGATGGACAAAGGCCGGATTGTTCAGCGCGGTACGCATCATGAACTGCTTAATCAGGCCGGACATTACCGTGATCTGTATCTATCCCAGCAAACCAAAGAGCAACTGCATTCCGCTGCAGAACCCTTTTCCAACGACATACCTTCATCCAGTTTAGTGGTGGCATGA
- a CDS encoding ABC transporter ATP-binding protein, with protein sequence MKLLWKMRFILRDYWKHYLLAFISLQAVAVLNQLPPWLIGRVVDEITLDGLTTQELMMYIAGIMVIAIAIYGLRYVWRSLLYGASIDLVRSQRDRLFAHFTRMSPDFYQKHTAGDLMAHATNDLNAVEESAGGGIMTLVDSVIAGFTVLAAMVFAVSGKLTLLVLIPFPILIWATGKYGTTMHKTFGRAQASFSNLNEEARETVTGIRAVRAHELNKRQEQRFHELSRETVAANQKVARIESIFGPTINLFFGLSFVIALMGGAWLIQQGEMTLGLLTSFTLYLGQLLSPMMQFGWQFSVFQRGNASWSRLESLFNQKPSVSDAPDAVEAPANHDLAFDIQSFHYPMADTPVLSNIKLQAPAGSFIGITGRTGGGKSSLFRLLQRQFNLDSGSAITLGGIAIDQIQLKSLRSQMAWVPQEPMLFSGTIAENIAMSKPDASREEIEQAARLAAVHEDITRFTDSYNTILGENGINLSGGQKQRVAFARALLSNANILLLDDAFSALDMKTEATILKNLSAYKNRKTILLITQRLPELITADHILVIDEGTIKEQGTHDELLDRPEWYARIFKQQARTLLMENKDTIDSRSFNDSSTLVSA encoded by the coding sequence ATGAAGCTGCTATGGAAAATGCGCTTCATTTTGCGTGACTACTGGAAACACTACCTGCTGGCCTTTATCAGCCTGCAAGCCGTTGCCGTACTGAACCAGCTGCCTCCCTGGCTGATCGGTCGGGTGGTGGATGAAATCACCCTCGACGGCCTGACTACTCAGGAACTCATGATGTACATCGCAGGCATTATGGTGATTGCTATTGCCATTTACGGCCTGCGTTACGTCTGGCGCTCTCTGCTGTATGGCGCCTCCATTGATCTGGTTCGCAGCCAGCGTGATCGGCTGTTTGCCCACTTCACCCGAATGTCACCCGACTTTTACCAGAAGCACACCGCTGGCGATCTAATGGCTCACGCCACCAATGACCTGAATGCCGTGGAAGAAAGCGCCGGTGGTGGCATCATGACCCTGGTTGATTCGGTCATTGCGGGCTTTACCGTACTTGCCGCCATGGTATTTGCCGTCAGTGGCAAGCTGACGTTACTGGTGCTGATCCCGTTCCCGATCCTGATCTGGGCTACCGGAAAATACGGCACCACCATGCACAAAACCTTTGGCAGGGCTCAGGCCAGCTTTTCCAACCTGAATGAAGAAGCCCGGGAAACGGTCACTGGTATTCGTGCGGTTCGTGCCCATGAGTTAAATAAACGACAAGAGCAGCGTTTCCACGAACTGTCCAGAGAAACCGTTGCCGCCAACCAGAAAGTAGCGCGCATTGAATCCATCTTTGGCCCTACCATCAACCTGTTCTTTGGTCTCTCTTTTGTGATTGCCCTGATGGGTGGTGCATGGCTGATTCAACAGGGTGAAATGACACTGGGTCTTCTGACCAGCTTTACTCTCTATCTTGGACAACTACTCAGTCCGATGATGCAGTTTGGCTGGCAGTTCAGTGTATTCCAGCGTGGTAATGCTTCCTGGAGCCGACTGGAGTCTCTGTTTAACCAGAAACCTTCTGTCTCCGATGCGCCTGATGCGGTAGAAGCACCTGCCAACCATGATCTGGCATTTGATATACAGTCTTTCCATTACCCAATGGCTGACACTCCGGTGCTTAGCAATATTAAGCTGCAAGCTCCGGCAGGTTCTTTTATTGGTATTACCGGTCGAACCGGTGGCGGCAAAAGCAGTTTGTTCCGCTTGTTGCAACGCCAGTTCAATCTGGACTCCGGCTCAGCCATTACACTGGGCGGCATCGCCATTGACCAGATACAACTGAAAAGCCTGCGCAGTCAAATGGCCTGGGTACCTCAGGAGCCGATGCTGTTTTCCGGAACCATTGCCGAAAACATCGCGATGTCGAAGCCCGACGCCAGCCGCGAAGAGATTGAACAGGCGGCCAGACTGGCGGCTGTTCATGAAGATATTACCCGGTTCACTGATAGCTACAACACGATTCTTGGTGAAAATGGCATCAACCTGTCCGGTGGTCAGAAGCAGCGTGTTGCGTTTGCCCGCGCACTGCTAAGCAATGCGAATATTTTGCTACTGGACGACGCCTTTAGTGCACTGGACATGAAAACAGAAGCCACCATTCTGAAAAATCTGTCGGCCTATAAAAACCGCAAAACCATTCTGCTGATCACGCAACGGTTACCCGAGCTGATCACTGCCGACCATATTCTGGTGATTGATGAAGGCACCATCAAGGAACAGGGCACTCACGATGAACTGCTGGATCGCCCGGAATGGTATGCCCGAATCTTCAAACAGCAGGCTCGCACCCTTCTGATGGAGAACAAAGACACTATTGATTCCCGATCATTTAATGATTCATCTACTCTGGTAAGCGCCTGA
- a CDS encoding MarR family winged helix-turn-helix transcriptional regulator — MSQQAKQLYDALVTLSHNFSTNCCESSQCEEFSLIDYLALRSIQNQPRCSIQTIGQALGFTKSGATRVVKRLEARDMVNICVNPDDSRIRCLSLTELAEECLQSVVSIQEKRIDKLLKKMEPEAAKQLAKGLQTLVQHLK; from the coding sequence ATGAGCCAACAGGCCAAGCAGTTATACGACGCCTTAGTCACACTGTCTCACAACTTCAGCACCAACTGCTGTGAAAGCAGCCAGTGTGAAGAATTCAGCCTGATCGACTACCTCGCTCTGCGCAGCATTCAGAACCAGCCCAGATGCTCCATTCAAACCATCGGTCAGGCGCTGGGTTTTACCAAAAGTGGTGCAACACGTGTTGTTAAACGTCTGGAAGCCCGCGATATGGTTAACATCTGTGTTAACCCCGATGACAGCCGGATACGATGTCTGTCCCTCACCGAACTGGCTGAAGAATGCCTGCAGTCGGTGGTCAGTATTCAGGAAAAACGGATAGACAAACTGCTGAAAAAGATGGAACCTGAAGCCGCGAAACAACTTGCAAAGGGGCTACAGACTCTTGTTCAACACCTGAAGTAA
- a CDS encoding DUF1800 domain-containing protein encodes MMNDRHAVIAANRFGLGAKPGDLNIARGNPEQWLLNQLTLPDLSSGHPDSGEVLDAFYVYRRKVNRFRQQKMMEKPDNIAGQLFVRMAADTVYGAVKDEHSLNWRLLDFFSNHFSVSGQGGMMKPLAPTLEREAIAPNLLGSFEQMLVAVEQHPAMLVYLDNAKSVGPSTRAAGNKRGLNENLAREILELHTLGVHGGYNLEDIQELAKAISGWSVSRPKESQHGFVFRQATHEPGTRVVLGKVYRDTGIDQGEAILKDLAIHPATAKFVSFKLARHFISDSPSEDLVKAMTETWRQTKGNIKSVVTTMIEHPDAWHPTPAKLKTPREFYISTLRLTGLPLPNARLLVNTLVNLGHAPFGAGSPAGFSDKSSAWDGADALLKRVDWVNMISRQVRMNQPPLELAQAHSGSLLSDHTAKMVSRAESRQQGLALYLMSPEFLRR; translated from the coding sequence ATGATGAATGATAGACATGCAGTTATTGCTGCTAACCGCTTTGGCCTGGGTGCAAAACCAGGCGACCTGAACATTGCCCGGGGGAATCCGGAACAGTGGCTTTTGAATCAGCTAACACTACCGGATCTGTCTTCTGGCCATCCGGATTCGGGTGAAGTTCTTGATGCTTTCTACGTTTACCGAAGGAAGGTAAACCGTTTCAGACAGCAGAAAATGATGGAAAAGCCTGACAATATTGCTGGTCAGCTGTTTGTCCGAATGGCAGCGGACACGGTCTATGGTGCCGTGAAAGATGAGCATTCGCTGAACTGGCGACTGTTGGATTTCTTTTCCAATCACTTCAGTGTGTCGGGGCAGGGAGGCATGATGAAACCTCTGGCGCCCACACTTGAGCGTGAGGCAATTGCCCCCAACCTGTTAGGGTCTTTTGAACAGATGCTGGTGGCGGTGGAGCAACACCCTGCCATGCTGGTTTATCTGGACAATGCCAAATCCGTCGGCCCTTCAACCAGGGCAGCCGGAAATAAACGAGGCTTAAACGAAAACCTTGCCAGAGAAATCCTTGAGCTGCATACCCTGGGTGTTCATGGTGGTTACAATCTGGAGGACATTCAGGAACTGGCAAAAGCCATCAGTGGCTGGAGCGTTAGCCGCCCTAAAGAAAGTCAGCATGGTTTTGTTTTTCGTCAGGCCACTCATGAGCCAGGCACACGGGTAGTACTGGGAAAAGTCTATCGGGACACCGGTATCGACCAGGGAGAAGCGATTTTAAAAGATCTGGCTATACACCCTGCCACGGCAAAGTTTGTATCGTTTAAACTGGCACGTCATTTTATCAGCGATTCACCGTCTGAAGATCTGGTAAAGGCCATGACGGAGACCTGGCGACAGACAAAGGGGAATATAAAGTCTGTTGTCACCACGATGATTGAACATCCGGATGCCTGGCACCCAACGCCCGCCAAGTTGAAAACCCCAAGAGAATTCTACATTTCCACATTGAGACTGACAGGTTTGCCATTGCCCAATGCCCGGCTTCTGGTCAATACGCTGGTGAATCTTGGTCATGCCCCCTTTGGTGCAGGCTCGCCTGCCGGTTTCAGCGATAAGTCTTCCGCCTGGGATGGGGCTGACGCCTTACTGAAGCGGGTTGACTGGGTGAATATGATCAGTCGGCAGGTGCGTATGAATCAGCCACCGCTTGAGTTGGCTCAGGCGCATTCCGGCAGTCTGCTATCGGATCATACGGCCAAAATGGTAAGCCGGGCTGAAAGCCGGCAACAGGGGCTGGCTCTGTATTTGATGAGTCCTGAGTTTTTAAGGAGATAA
- a CDS encoding DUF1501 domain-containing protein gives MKRRELIKMLGMGLSVAPVSLNAPFAFGDDKQASSSRKVVWVMLRGGMDSLQTVVPAFDKDLMKHRRALAEPVIDDLNSLGQGFGLHPALNHLYDWYQNKEMAPVVAVASPYRSRSHFEGQDFLESGLTTINHDSGWLGRALKATSKQGLAVAHSLPVSMRGQANASTWFPSRFRVAEDDLYSQLFKLYQSDDLLRERLEQGLQTRAMAEGAVSGNKKAHFEALAKAAGLLLKDDNSPNALMLEMGGWDTHDNEVFRLNRQLQQLDEGMGSLKKELGSVWKETLVIIATEFGRTVKVNGTMGTDHGTASALLLAGGAVKGGQVLGEWPGLKSSQLYEGRDLMPTSDIRHWIGTAMQQHWKMSDQHIANVFPDLPTGKTTLIV, from the coding sequence ATGAAACGCAGAGAACTGATCAAAATGCTGGGTATGGGGCTGTCAGTCGCTCCGGTTTCCTTAAATGCACCGTTTGCCTTTGGTGATGACAAACAGGCTTCATCTTCACGTAAAGTGGTCTGGGTGATGCTTCGCGGAGGGATGGATTCACTGCAAACCGTCGTCCCTGCCTTTGATAAGGATTTAATGAAGCATCGTCGTGCACTGGCCGAACCTGTAATTGATGATCTGAATTCGCTGGGACAGGGCTTTGGTTTGCACCCTGCGCTGAACCATCTTTATGACTGGTATCAGAATAAAGAGATGGCACCCGTTGTGGCAGTCGCTTCACCCTATCGTTCACGTTCGCATTTTGAGGGTCAGGACTTTCTGGAAAGTGGTCTGACGACCATTAATCACGACAGTGGCTGGTTGGGCAGGGCGTTGAAGGCCACTTCAAAACAGGGGCTGGCTGTGGCTCATTCTCTGCCTGTCAGCATGCGTGGGCAGGCGAATGCTTCCACATGGTTTCCATCCCGTTTCAGGGTGGCAGAAGATGACTTATACAGTCAGCTGTTCAAGCTGTATCAGTCGGATGATTTGCTCAGGGAGCGACTGGAGCAGGGGTTGCAAACCCGCGCCATGGCGGAAGGGGCTGTGAGCGGTAATAAAAAAGCGCATTTTGAAGCTCTGGCAAAAGCGGCCGGATTGTTGCTGAAGGACGACAACTCACCCAATGCCCTGATGCTCGAAATGGGCGGCTGGGACACTCATGATAACGAGGTATTTCGCCTGAACCGGCAACTGCAGCAGCTCGACGAAGGCATGGGGTCTTTGAAAAAAGAACTGGGCAGTGTCTGGAAAGAAACCTTGGTGATTATTGCCACCGAGTTTGGTCGAACCGTAAAGGTTAACGGAACCATGGGCACGGATCATGGAACGGCTTCAGCATTGTTACTGGCCGGAGGTGCTGTAAAAGGTGGTCAGGTACTGGGTGAATGGCCGGGACTGAAGTCATCCCAACTGTATGAGGGGCGTGATCTGATGCCAACCTCGGATATAAGACACTGGATAGGCACTGCTATGCAGCAGCATTGGAAGATGTCTGATCAGCACATAGCCAATGTGTTTCCGGATTTACCGACAGGGAAAACGACATTAATAGTTTAA
- a CDS encoding response regulator — protein sequence MAEQQHILVVDDHDEIRDLLGRYLGQHGFQVSLADGGQQMRQVLAGASVDLVILDIMMPEEDGLSLCRYLKDNGGPPVIMLTALGEETDTIVGLEMGADDYISKPFSPRELLARVKAVIRRMSEVRPRQQTASEPEKMRFEGWTLDLNQHQLERQDGLLVPLSTSEFRLLTVFLNHTKKVLSRDQLLDMTKGREALPFDRSIDNQISRLRKKIEEDPKNPRLIKTVWGGGYSFTASVAS from the coding sequence ATGGCAGAACAACAGCATATTCTCGTAGTCGATGATCACGATGAAATTCGTGATCTGTTAGGGCGTTACCTGGGACAACATGGTTTTCAGGTCAGTCTGGCTGACGGTGGGCAGCAAATGCGTCAGGTGTTGGCCGGTGCTTCGGTGGATCTGGTGATTCTCGACATCATGATGCCGGAAGAAGACGGGCTGAGCTTGTGTCGCTATTTGAAAGACAATGGTGGCCCACCGGTTATTATGCTCACGGCATTGGGTGAAGAAACGGATACGATTGTTGGTCTGGAAATGGGTGCGGACGACTACATATCTAAACCATTCAGTCCAAGAGAACTGCTGGCACGCGTCAAAGCCGTTATCAGAAGAATGAGCGAAGTTCGTCCCAGACAACAGACAGCCAGTGAACCTGAAAAAATGCGCTTTGAAGGCTGGACGCTGGACCTCAATCAGCATCAGCTGGAACGTCAGGACGGACTGTTGGTGCCGCTGAGTACATCTGAATTTCGTCTGCTGACGGTCTTTTTAAATCACACCAAGAAAGTATTAAGCCGCGATCAACTACTGGATATGACCAAAGGCCGTGAAGCACTGCCTTTTGATCGCAGTATTGATAACCAGATCAGCCGGTTGCGTAAGAAAATCGAAGAAGACCCCAAAAATCCAAGGTTGATCAAAACGGTCTGGGGCGGCGGTTATTCATTTACGGCGAGCGTTGCTTCCTGA